In Pyrodictium occultum, the genomic window AGGTCTCGGACGAGATGCTGGGCAGGGTATTCAACGGGCTAGGCGACCCGATCGACGGCGGCCCGCCGATAACCAGCGGCGTGTGGCGCGACATCAACGGCGACCCGCTCAACCCGGCGGCCCGCGCCTACCCGGAGGACTTCATCCAGACCGGCATCTCCGCCATAGACGGTATGAACACGATGGTCCGCGGGCAGAAGCTGCCCCTCTTCAGCGGCGCCGGCCTCCCCCACAACAAGCTAGCCGTGCAGATAGCTAGGCAGGCCACGGTCCGCACGGGCGAGGAGTTTGCAGTAGTCTTCGCAGCCATAGGCGTGATGCACGATGACGCCCTCTTCTTCAAGAAGTTCTTCGAGGAGACCGGCGCTATAAAGAGGGCGGCGCTCTTCATAAACCTAGCCGATGAGCCCGCCTCGGTCAGGCTGATAACCCCGCGCATAGCGCTCACCCTCGCCGAGCACCTGGCCTTCGACCTGGGCATGCACGTGCTGGTGATACTCACCGATATGACGAACTACGCTGAGGCGCTCCGCGAGATCAGCGCCGCCCGCGAGGAGGTGCCGGGCCGCCAGGGCTACCCCGGCTACATGTACAGCGACCTGGCGAGCATCTACGAGAGGGCTGGCCGCGCCCACGGGAGGAAGGGCAGCATAACGCAGATGCCCATACTCACGATGCCTAACGACGATATAACACACCCGATACCCGACCTGACCGGCTACATAACTGAGGGCCAGATAGTGCTGAGTCGCGAGCTCTACAACCGCGGCATTTACCCGCCGATAAACGTGCTGATGAGCCTCTCCAGGCTGATGAAGGAGGGCATAGGTCCCGGTAAGACTAGGGAGGACCACGCTAATGTCTCCGACCAGCTATACGCAGCCTACAGCCGCGCCGTGGAGCTGAGGAGCCTCGCAGCGATAGTGGGCGAGGAGAGCCTCAGCGAGGTGGACCGCAAGTACCTGAGGTTCGCGGAGGCGTTCGAGCAGAGGTTCCTCAAGCAGGGCTTCTACGAGAACCGGAGCATAGAGGAGACGCTCGACATAGCATGGGAGGTGCTCTCGATACTCCCGGAGAGCGAGCTCTACAGGATCAAGGACGAGTTCATACGCAAGTACCACCCCAAGTACAGGAAGAAGGCGGGCGAGCAGGCCAAGGAGGAGGGCTGAGCCCAGCACCCCGGGGTGTAGCAGGCCTTGTCCATGACCTTCGGCGGCGCCTCTAGGGTGCTGCCAACCAAGATAAACCTGATCAACCTGCGCAGGGAGCTGAAGAACCTCAGGAGGATAAGGAGGGTAGTCGAGGAGAAGAGGGATGTAATCCTCCTGTACATAAGGCAGCTGGGCCAGGAGTACCGGAGGGAGTACGAGAAGGTCGCCGAGGCGCTGGCGGACGCCTACCGGAGCTTCTTCCTAGCACTCATGACCAGCGGCGGCCTCGAGGAGGTTAAGCCTGTGCTAGAATCCGTGCCCAGCAGCATGGAGGTGGACGTGGCTGCCAGGGTGCTGTTCGCCGTCAAGACGCCGAGCTACAGGCTTAGGGGTGATACGGTGCCCCCGCTGCCAGTCTCCGCCGCCCGCCTCTCCCCCTCGCTGATCCGGGCTAGGGAGAGGCTGCTGGAGGTCTTCCAGAGCCTGCTGAAGGTTGTGGAGACGGAGGCTGCCATACAGAGGCTGCTGGAGGAGCTGCGGGAGACCCAGAGGCTGCTGAACGCGCTCGACTACAGCATTATACCCAGCTACGAGCAGAACATAAAGTACATAAAGCTGGTGCTGGACGACCGGATGAGGGAGGAGGTGATAAGGCTGAAGACTCTGAAGAAGAGGCTGGCCCGGAGCCGCGGCGGCGAGGGCCTAGCCTAGGCCCCTCTCCCCCTAGGCCTTCTCCACCCTGAGCCCCTTCCTCTCCGCGAAGTCCGCCACAAGCCTCTTGACGCGGGAGGATACTTTGGCCAGCCTCACCGAGTCCACCGGGTCCCTGCTCTTATCCACCGCCTGGGCCAGGACCTCCTCTGTGAGGCTGTTCAGCACGTGCCTCGAGAATATGTGGCTGTAGCACACCCCCTCCTCGAGAACCGCCCTGGTGTGGCTGGCCGGGTAGTGGGTGTCGCCCACGCCCATTGCTACCGAGGCGCAGGGCTCGCTGAGCCAGCCCCTTTCTAGGACGCGGAGCACCGTCTCCGCCAGGGCCCGGTGGGCGTCGCTCCTGCCCCACTCTCTCTCGCCGCTCCCGATCTCGATGAACACTATAGGCTTCTTCAGGCTCGTCGGCCCGTGGTGGGTCGCCTCGAGGCTCAGGCTAAACTCCTGGAGGAGCCCGGCCTCCCCAGCAACCCTCCGGTACTCCCTGATCAGCGCTACCAGCAGCCGGGGCCAGGTGTGGGCCAGCTCCCTGGGCCTCCCACCGTAGGGGGCCTCCGGCCCGGGGTTGCCGGGGTAGTGGGCTGTGAGGGAAGGCTTTCCGCCGCTGTGCCTGCTGAGCACTATGTAGGCCTCCACCTCGGAGGGCGCCACCTCGTCAAGGAAGTCGAGGTGGATGCTGTCCTCCGAGAAGCCCGCCAGGTAGGCATTGAGCCCGGGGCTATGGAGGCACTCAGCTGCCCTGGGCAGGCTGCAGCTCCTCCAGTCAGTGAGCCTCCGCAGCTCCCTGGCCGCGCCGCTGCCCGCTGTGTCGGGGAGCGAGTACACCAGCATCACTGGCGCCCTGCCCGCCACTACGGCTCCCTCCCGGGGGCTGGGTGTCCTCAACCGCCTCTCTCCGGCGGCTGCCCTGCGGCCGCGGGATGATACCCGTATAGTATTTTTATCTCTGACATACAACACGCTCAACCGGTGCAAACCAATGGAGATTGGGGCCGGGCTCATGAGGGCTCTCGCCCTGCTGGCGCTACTGTCTCTGATACCGGCGCTGCATGCGCAGGCGGCCTCCGCCGACCCTGCGGGCAACGTGGCCTCGGCCAAGGCCTGGGCAGCCGCGGCAACTATGGGCCTCAGCGCCCTCGGCGCCGGCTACGCCCTCGCCAAGGCTGGAGCCGCTGCCAGCGCCGCTGCAGCTGAGAGGCCGGAAGTCGCCGGCAGGCTGCTGATATACCTGGTGCTGGGCGAGGGTCTCGCCATCTACGGGCTGCTGATTGCCATACTGATAATATTCGCGGTGAAGTAGCCCCGCGGCTACGCCGGAAACCGGCCCACGGTTTTTAGCAGCGTCACCGGAATCCCCACGGCCGGGGCCCCCTTTTTACCGAACCAGGTTCTCCAGGCATCCAGCCCCCCGGGTGTTCTCCAGGGCAGCGGAGGTGCCACGCGCCCCTTGCCTGCGAAGAGGGAGCGGTGGAGTAGGGAGTTCTCGCGGTGGTTCGACTGGGTGCTCGAGGAGGCCGGGATCTACGACTACGGGCGTTACCCGGTCAAAGGTATGGGTGTCTGGCTGCCCTACGGCTTCCAGATTAGGAGGAGGGTTATCGAGCTCGTCAGGAGGGTGCTCGACGGGGCCGGGCATGAGGAGGTTCTCTTCCCCCTGCTGATACCCGAGACCCTGCTCCGGAGGGAGAGCGAGCACATCCGTGGCTTCGAGGGTGAGGTCTACTGGGTCGCCCACGGCGGCTCGGAGCCCCTCGACGTGAGGCTCGCGCTGCGGCCCACGAGCGAGACGAGTATAAGCTACATGGAGAGCTTCTGGATTAAGAGCTACAAGCAGCTTCCCCGCCGGTTCTACCAGATAGTGAGCATTTTCCGCTACGAGACCAAGGCCACGCGGCCACTGATAAGGCTGAGGGAGGTAACCACCTTCAAGGAGGCCCACACGGTTCATGCCAGCTTCGAGGACGCTGACCGCCAGGTGGCGGAGGCTATAGAGCTCTACAAGCGGATATTC contains:
- a CDS encoding V-type ATP synthase subunit B, which translates into the protein MAPESRVIREYESIREIRGPLLIVEGISDAAYDEIVEVELPSGERRRGRVLETGRGYAVVQVFEGTTGISLTGTKVRFLARTLEVKVSDEMLGRVFNGLGDPIDGGPPITSGVWRDINGDPLNPAARAYPEDFIQTGISAIDGMNTMVRGQKLPLFSGAGLPHNKLAVQIARQATVRTGEEFAVVFAAIGVMHDDALFFKKFFEETGAIKRAALFINLADEPASVRLITPRIALTLAEHLAFDLGMHVLVILTDMTNYAEALREISAAREEVPGRQGYPGYMYSDLASIYERAGRAHGRKGSITQMPILTMPNDDITHPIPDLTGYITEGQIVLSRELYNRGIYPPINVLMSLSRLMKEGIGPGKTREDHANVSDQLYAAYSRAVELRSLAAIVGEESLSEVDRKYLRFAEAFEQRFLKQGFYENRSIEETLDIAWEVLSILPESELYRIKDEFIRKYHPKYRKKAGEQAKEEG
- a CDS encoding V-type ATP synthase subunit D; translation: MTFGGASRVLPTKINLINLRRELKNLRRIRRVVEEKRDVILLYIRQLGQEYRREYEKVAEALADAYRSFFLALMTSGGLEEVKPVLESVPSSMEVDVAARVLFAVKTPSYRLRGDTVPPLPVSAARLSPSLIRARERLLEVFQSLLKVVETEAAIQRLLEELRETQRLLNALDYSIIPSYEQNIKYIKLVLDDRMREEVIRLKTLKKRLARSRGGEGLA
- a CDS encoding D-aminoacyl-tRNA deacylase, coding for MAGRAPVMLVYSLPDTAGSGAARELRRLTDWRSCSLPRAAECLHSPGLNAYLAGFSEDSIHLDFLDEVAPSEVEAYIVLSRHSGGKPSLTAHYPGNPGPEAPYGGRPRELAHTWPRLLVALIREYRRVAGEAGLLQEFSLSLEATHHGPTSLKKPIVFIEIGSGEREWGRSDAHRALAETVLRVLERGWLSEPCASVAMGVGDTHYPASHTRAVLEEGVCYSHIFSRHVLNSLTEEVLAQAVDKSRDPVDSVRLAKVSSRVKRLVADFAERKGLRVEKA
- a CDS encoding ATP synthase subunit C, which gives rise to MRALALLALLSLIPALHAQAASADPAGNVASAKAWAAAATMGLSALGAGYALAKAGAAASAAAAERPEVAGRLLIYLVLGEGLAIYGLLIAILIIFAVK